One window of Chloroflexus aggregans DSM 9485 genomic DNA carries:
- a CDS encoding glycosyltransferase family 4 protein has translation MRILCALTYYRPYTSGLTIYVERLTRGLVRRGHTVTVLTSQYDPSLPKIEFLDGVRIVRAPVVARVSKGVIMPTFGWLATRLSLEHDAMSLHLPQFDAPGLALRGKVLKQPVVLTYHSDLKLPPGLLNRVANQVVAIANQAAAALATRIVAYTQDFADHSPYLRQWRRKVTIIPPPVEVAQVSDDEIAAFRRRWNLQGPVIGMAARLAAEKGVEVLLAALPRILAIYPTARVLFAGQHENVLGEEAYARRLAPLLEQFRDHWTFLGTLNPREMAAFFPNLDVLVVPSLNSTETFGLVQVEAMLCGTPTVASNLPGVRQPPLMTGMGKVVPIGDANALAEAILEIIAHRSQYVRPRETVAALFSTERTAEMYEQLFRSLGVAD, from the coding sequence ATGCGAATTTTGTGTGCCTTAACGTACTATCGTCCCTATACGAGCGGCTTAACGATCTATGTCGAACGGCTGACTCGTGGGCTTGTTCGGCGGGGGCATACCGTCACCGTACTCACCTCACAGTACGATCCGAGTTTGCCAAAGATCGAGTTTCTTGATGGAGTACGGATCGTGCGGGCACCGGTAGTCGCTCGGGTGAGCAAAGGGGTGATTATGCCGACGTTCGGTTGGTTAGCGACCCGCCTTTCACTTGAACACGACGCAATGAGCTTGCACCTTCCGCAATTTGATGCACCAGGGCTGGCGCTGCGTGGCAAGGTGCTCAAACAACCGGTTGTGTTGACGTACCATAGCGATCTCAAGCTTCCACCGGGCTTGCTCAATCGGGTGGCGAATCAGGTTGTCGCGATTGCTAACCAGGCAGCAGCAGCATTGGCAACCCGAATCGTCGCCTATACTCAAGATTTTGCCGACCATTCACCCTATCTCCGGCAGTGGCGTCGGAAGGTGACAATCATTCCACCACCGGTCGAAGTGGCACAGGTATCGGACGATGAAATTGCAGCGTTTCGACGGCGCTGGAATTTGCAAGGACCGGTGATCGGTATGGCTGCTCGGCTTGCTGCCGAAAAAGGGGTCGAGGTACTCTTAGCTGCGCTACCGCGCATCCTTGCCATCTATCCCACGGCTCGGGTACTCTTTGCCGGCCAGCATGAGAATGTCTTGGGCGAAGAGGCCTATGCACGCCGCCTGGCCCCGCTGTTGGAGCAGTTTCGTGACCATTGGACGTTCCTTGGTACGCTGAATCCGCGCGAGATGGCGGCATTCTTTCCCAATCTTGACGTGCTGGTGGTACCGTCACTCAATTCGACCGAGACGTTTGGATTGGTGCAAGTCGAAGCAATGCTGTGCGGGACACCGACGGTCGCCAGTAATTTGCCCGGTGTGCGTCAACCACCGTTGATGACCGGCATGGGGAAGGTGGTGCCGATCGGTGATGCGAACGCATTGGCCGAAGCGATCCTCGAAATAATTGCCCATCGGTCGCAGTATGTACGTCCCCGTGAAACGGTAGCAGCTTTGTTTAGCACCGAACGCACGGCAGAGATGTACGAGCAACTCTTTCGCTCACTCGGTGTCGCCGATTGA
- a CDS encoding homocysteine synthase has product MSDTPRFTGFETLALHAGQIPDPTTGARAVPIYATTSYQFKDTDHAARLFNLQEFGNIYTRIMNPTTDVFEQRMAALEGGVGALALSSGQAAETLAILNLAGSGDNIVASSDLYGGTYNLFRHTLPRLGITTRFIDARDYDGFAAAIDDRTKAFFLELVGNPRLDVLDLERIAAIAHERGVPVIVDATTVTPYLWQPIKHGADIVIHSATKYIGGHGTAIGGIIIDSGKFDWAASGRFPDFTNPDPSYHGLVYTQTFGNLAYIIKARVQGLRDIGAALSPFNSFLFLQGLETLPLRMERHSKNALAVARYLSEHPKVAWVNYPGLPSHPSYPLAQKYLPRGQSGIVGFGLKGGRNAGRIFIERLRLFSHLANIGDAKSLAIHPATTTHSQLTPEEQRLTGVTDDYVRLSIGLETIDDILADLDQALAGTPS; this is encoded by the coding sequence ATGTCTGATACGCCACGCTTCACCGGTTTCGAGACGCTTGCCCTACACGCCGGTCAGATCCCGGATCCAACAACCGGAGCACGGGCAGTACCGATCTACGCAACGACATCTTATCAGTTTAAGGACACCGATCACGCAGCGCGCTTGTTCAACCTGCAAGAGTTCGGCAATATCTACACCCGCATTATGAATCCGACCACCGATGTATTCGAGCAGCGGATGGCCGCGCTGGAAGGTGGCGTGGGTGCATTGGCGTTGTCGTCAGGGCAAGCTGCTGAGACGTTGGCGATTTTGAATCTGGCCGGGAGTGGTGATAACATCGTCGCCTCGTCGGATTTGTACGGTGGTACCTATAATCTCTTCCGTCATACCTTACCGCGTTTGGGTATTACGACCCGTTTTATCGATGCCCGTGATTATGATGGGTTTGCAGCGGCGATTGATGATCGAACAAAGGCGTTCTTTCTCGAACTAGTTGGTAACCCGCGGCTCGATGTGCTCGATCTGGAGCGGATTGCGGCGATTGCACACGAGCGAGGTGTACCGGTCATTGTCGATGCAACGACGGTGACCCCGTATCTGTGGCAGCCGATCAAGCATGGTGCTGACATTGTCATTCACTCGGCGACGAAGTACATTGGTGGGCACGGTACCGCGATCGGTGGGATTATTATCGATAGTGGTAAGTTTGATTGGGCGGCAAGTGGGCGTTTTCCCGATTTCACCAACCCCGATCCGAGCTATCACGGCTTGGTGTATACGCAGACCTTCGGCAATCTTGCCTATATCATCAAGGCGCGCGTGCAAGGCCTACGTGATATTGGTGCAGCCCTAAGCCCATTCAACAGTTTCCTCTTCTTGCAAGGGCTAGAGACGTTGCCGTTGCGGATGGAGCGGCACAGCAAGAATGCGTTAGCCGTCGCGCGCTATCTCAGCGAGCATCCGAAGGTCGCATGGGTCAACTATCCCGGCTTACCGAGCCACCCGAGCTATCCGTTGGCCCAAAAGTATCTACCGCGCGGACAGAGCGGGATCGTCGGGTTCGGCTTGAAGGGTGGGCGTAACGCCGGACGAATCTTTATCGAACGGTTACGCCTCTTCTCACACTTGGCGAATATCGGTGATGCCAAGAGTTTGGCGATCCATCCGGCGACGACGACGCATAGCCAGTTGACCCCTGAAGAACAGCGTCTCACCGGGGTGACCGACGACTACGTGCGGCTCTCCATCGGCCTTGAAACGATAGACGATATTTTGGCCGACCTCGATCAGGCGTTGGCCGGAACACCATCGTAG
- a CDS encoding class I SAM-dependent methyltransferase, which yields MPDYLRPHLVTLPIHRAMIRSVEARLFAELAPDLPEPIIDIGSGDGTFVQIALPGKQIVGIDPRINDTHEAARRGVYTGLAVATGEALPFADGTFAAAISNCVLEHVKPLDQTLREIARVVRPGGPFIASVVGERFPQALFGTWLLNRLGFDGSRYGRWFNQISYHYNTLSRAEWEARFTQAGFTVEACRPYISDAALKLFDISHYYGAPSLLTRALTGRWLLAPPFTPNLLWEPILRRIYEAPAPPDGAYYFFVLRRSYD from the coding sequence ATGCCTGATTATTTACGTCCACATTTGGTAACGTTGCCGATCCACCGCGCGATGATTCGGTCGGTAGAAGCGCGGTTGTTTGCCGAGTTAGCCCCCGATCTGCCCGAGCCAATTATTGATATCGGGTCGGGCGATGGGACTTTCGTGCAGATTGCGCTTCCCGGCAAGCAGATTGTCGGTATCGACCCACGCATCAACGATACGCACGAAGCTGCGCGTCGTGGAGTGTATACCGGTCTCGCTGTGGCAACCGGTGAGGCACTTCCCTTTGCCGATGGCACGTTCGCCGCAGCGATCTCCAACTGCGTCCTCGAGCATGTCAAACCACTCGACCAAACCCTCCGTGAAATAGCGCGCGTGGTGCGACCGGGCGGGCCGTTTATTGCCTCGGTAGTAGGGGAACGCTTCCCGCAGGCTCTCTTTGGGACATGGCTTCTCAATCGACTTGGTTTCGACGGTAGTCGGTACGGACGTTGGTTTAATCAGATATCGTACCACTACAACACGCTGAGCCGAGCCGAGTGGGAAGCGCGGTTTACCCAAGCCGGTTTTACCGTCGAGGCGTGTCGGCCGTACATCAGCGATGCCGCTCTCAAGCTCTTCGATATTAGTCATTATTACGGTGCGCCAAGTTTATTGACCCGCGCACTGACCGGGCGTTGGTTGTTGGCACCGCCGTTCACGCCCAACTTATTGTGGGAGCCGATATTGCGTCGAATCTACGAAGCACCGGCACCACCCGATGGTGCATATTATTTTTTCGTACTGCGGAGAAGCTATGACTGA
- a CDS encoding AAA family ATPase: protein MSDGDMRLAVRGQQNPLDEIERRLRAQIFGQERAIESIIRVLNRSRYGFSAGNNRRPRATLLFLGPTGVGKTATARALAELLRPDGSAFLKIDCSLFSQGHEVSALVGAPPSYVGRDQKPLLNPDIIEQEGSVVLFDEIEKGTPELWNLLLQVMEDGEILLLNGGRRVSFHNSIVIFTTNVGAKEMVDFLDRRTIGFRTPHIDVEATGRDIYQIGFEALQKVFQPEWINRLDEIIAFRPLSAETLSHVFDRMIAECNQQYLRYAVQVQVTPAAKEYLLTKGFDSRFGARPLRQRILKDIDAQLADLMASGAIPHGSLVEVRYTGIDEHGKALQFYYCEKPELLELAEELRQQELQRLAVGQSDGPQPPSISLTHERSNAAEGGIFTTRGPRIAPRRDPRDGGR from the coding sequence ATGAGTGATGGTGACATGAGGTTGGCCGTGCGCGGTCAGCAAAATCCACTCGATGAGATTGAACGTCGGCTACGTGCCCAAATTTTCGGTCAAGAGCGCGCGATCGAGAGCATCATTCGCGTGTTGAATCGGTCACGATATGGTTTTTCTGCCGGTAATAACCGCCGTCCTCGAGCCACTCTCTTGTTTCTCGGTCCCACCGGTGTTGGCAAAACGGCGACAGCCCGGGCGTTGGCCGAACTGCTGCGACCTGATGGTAGTGCCTTTCTCAAGATCGATTGCTCACTCTTTAGTCAAGGGCATGAAGTGAGCGCGTTGGTTGGGGCACCGCCGAGCTATGTGGGCCGCGACCAGAAGCCACTGCTTAACCCCGATATTATCGAACAAGAGGGTAGTGTGGTCTTGTTTGATGAGATCGAAAAGGGGACGCCGGAGTTGTGGAACTTGCTCTTGCAGGTGATGGAGGATGGCGAGATCCTCTTGCTCAACGGTGGGCGACGAGTCAGTTTTCACAATAGTATCGTTATCTTTACGACGAATGTCGGCGCAAAAGAGATGGTCGATTTTCTCGACCGACGCACGATTGGCTTTCGCACACCCCATATCGATGTCGAGGCGACAGGGCGCGATATTTATCAGATCGGGTTTGAAGCACTCCAGAAAGTCTTTCAGCCGGAATGGATTAATCGGCTTGATGAAATTATCGCTTTTCGACCACTCTCTGCTGAAACCCTAAGCCATGTATTTGACCGCATGATCGCCGAGTGTAATCAGCAATACTTGCGCTACGCGGTTCAAGTGCAGGTGACGCCGGCAGCCAAAGAGTACTTACTCACCAAAGGGTTTGACTCACGATTTGGTGCTCGTCCGTTACGGCAGCGTATTTTAAAAGATATTGATGCGCAGCTTGCCGATCTGATGGCCTCCGGTGCTATTCCCCACGGCAGTCTGGTAGAGGTTCGTTACACCGGGATTGATGAGCACGGGAAAGCGCTACAGTTTTACTATTGCGAAAAACCGGAACTCCTCGAGCTTGCAGAGGAATTACGCCAGCAAGAATTGCAACGGTTGGCCGTTGGTCAGAGTGACGGGCCACAGCCGCCCAGCATTAGCCTGACCCACGAGCGGAGTAATGCTGCTGAAGGTGGTATTTTCACGACCCGCGGTCCACGGATCGCTCCTCGCCGCGATCCGCGGGATGGTGGAAGGTAA
- a CDS encoding aminoacyl-tRNA deacylase, producing MSGKLNSMRVLERQQIPYTVHDYDPTLPDAVAVAEAIGIPAAHVFKTLVAKSDRPLLAMVPAHCQLDLKRLAVLAGVKRVEMAPHVEAERLTGLRVGGIGALALIAKRWPSYLDESALVPSKIYVNAGQRGVMIGIAPSDLVRVVGATVGAITACVSPSSS from the coding sequence ATGAGCGGCAAACTCAACTCAATGCGTGTGCTTGAACGGCAGCAGATCCCCTACACTGTGCATGATTATGATCCAACGCTACCTGATGCGGTGGCAGTTGCCGAGGCAATTGGTATACCGGCCGCGCACGTGTTCAAGACACTGGTCGCCAAGAGTGATCGACCATTGTTAGCGATGGTACCGGCTCATTGCCAACTCGATCTCAAGCGATTGGCTGTACTTGCCGGCGTGAAGCGCGTCGAGATGGCTCCTCATGTCGAAGCTGAGCGGTTGACCGGATTACGGGTTGGTGGTATTGGCGCTTTAGCGCTCATCGCGAAACGCTGGCCGTCGTATCTCGATGAATCGGCGCTGGTGCCGTCGAAGATCTACGTCAATGCCGGGCAGCGGGGGGTGATGATCGGGATCGCACCGTCTGATTTGGTGCGGGTGGTCGGTGCAACGGTGGGAGCGATTACGGCTTGTGTATCACCGTCGTCATCATGA
- a CDS encoding B-box zinc finger protein: MTESTITAAELVAAGRAALIAGDTVTARLRFREALEIDPHSVDALLGMATALRPYRDKREYLLRALAVDPENSEARATLEQVEARLAAGELLAPTGVQVREREEAAVEEPPAAPVTPASETLVCYRHPQRETGLRCISCGRPICTECARATPVGQICPECARERTPVNYQVGPTQLLVAGVVALIYALLVTLVAGVVIGWAGFFGFIVAFLLGPMTGNALSRLIDWATGRKRGRMLMIVVSVAYACGSLPYIGFIILLGGFPLALLFFSIIVVTTALAWLR, translated from the coding sequence ATGACTGAATCGACAATCACAGCCGCTGAATTGGTCGCGGCCGGACGAGCAGCCTTGATCGCCGGCGATACCGTAACAGCGCGATTGCGCTTTCGCGAGGCGCTTGAGATTGATCCGCACTCTGTCGATGCGTTGCTCGGCATGGCAACAGCGCTACGCCCGTACCGTGACAAGCGAGAATATCTGCTGCGTGCCCTGGCCGTTGATCCCGAAAATAGTGAGGCCCGAGCAACGCTCGAGCAAGTCGAAGCACGCCTTGCGGCGGGTGAATTGTTGGCGCCGACCGGAGTGCAGGTGCGCGAACGGGAAGAAGCCGCGGTAGAGGAACCACCGGCAGCACCGGTCACGCCGGCATCGGAGACACTCGTCTGCTACCGCCATCCGCAACGTGAGACGGGCCTGCGCTGTATCAGTTGTGGGCGTCCGATTTGTACGGAATGTGCGCGGGCCACACCGGTTGGTCAAATTTGTCCAGAGTGTGCCCGTGAGCGAACACCGGTGAACTATCAGGTTGGGCCGACCCAACTGCTGGTAGCCGGGGTCGTCGCCCTGATCTACGCACTGTTGGTCACGCTCGTCGCGGGCGTGGTCATCGGCTGGGCCGGCTTTTTTGGATTTATCGTTGCCTTCTTGCTCGGCCCGATGACCGGCAATGCGCTATCTCGTTTGATCGATTGGGCTACCGGACGCAAACGAGGTCGGATGTTGATGATCGTTGTGAGTGTGGCGTATGCCTGTGGTTCATTACCTTACATTGGCTTCATCATTCTGTTAGGCGGTTTTCCGTTGGCGCTGCTGTTTTTCTCGATTATTGTCGTGACTACCGCGTTAGCATGGCTACGCTGA
- a CDS encoding SRPBCC family protein, whose product MKIAGNYTFAASREEVWAALNDPEVLARTIPGCQRLEQVGENEYESTLKIGLQAVRGVYSGRVKIDNINPPASYDIHVDGKGNNGFLKGSGRIQLREENGQTILDYGGEAHVGGTIASVGQRLLDGAAKTLISQSLKALAAQIEARRTGAASPSPETTPSVAGEPTSAAPAEPTPTVAASAAPAEPTSPASASDTTSIPSPTAEPTQSAPPNPTTEQPAYRRTIHVPAGEGLSEVDVALGVIEDFLKERPWVPWVIIAFLLGYLLGQRR is encoded by the coding sequence GTGAAGATCGCCGGCAATTACACCTTTGCTGCCAGTCGTGAGGAAGTGTGGGCAGCGTTGAATGATCCAGAAGTCTTGGCCCGCACTATTCCCGGTTGCCAGCGCCTTGAGCAAGTTGGCGAAAATGAGTACGAAAGTACGCTAAAGATTGGCCTGCAAGCAGTGCGCGGTGTATATAGTGGGCGGGTAAAGATCGATAACATCAATCCGCCCGCATCGTATGATATTCATGTTGATGGCAAAGGAAATAACGGTTTTCTCAAGGGATCGGGCAGAATCCAGCTCCGCGAAGAGAACGGTCAAACCATTCTCGATTATGGTGGTGAAGCACACGTCGGCGGCACAATTGCAAGTGTCGGTCAGCGCTTACTCGATGGTGCTGCTAAGACGTTAATCTCTCAGAGTCTCAAAGCCTTAGCCGCCCAGATCGAAGCACGCCGCACCGGGGCTGCTTCGCCATCACCTGAAACAACACCATCAGTGGCGGGGGAACCTACATCGGCGGCTCCAGCCGAACCAACGCCGACTGTGGCAGCTTCGGCGGCTCCAGCCGAACCAACATCGCCCGCGTCGGCTTCTGACACAACCTCTATCCCGTCACCAACGGCAGAACCGACACAATCCGCTCCGCCCAACCCCACAACGGAACAACCTGCGTACCGACGAACAATCCATGTTCCTGCCGGTGAAGGGTTAAGTGAAGTCGATGTCGCACTCGGCGTGATCGAAGATTTCTTGAAGGAACGTCCGTGGGTGCCGTGGGTCATTATTGCGTTCTTGCTTGGGTATCTTCTCGGCCAGCGTCGCTAA
- a CDS encoding (2Fe-2S)-binding protein, giving the protein MTTITVTVNGVRYTSDVEPRLLLVHYLREHLNLTGTHIGCDTSQCGACVVHVNGVSVKSCTMLAVQCDGAEITTIEGLASDGQLHPLQEGFWEKHGLQCGFCTPGMIMAAADLLKRNPNPTEDEIRHGLEGNLCRCTGYENIVRAVRYAAEKMAATQAAD; this is encoded by the coding sequence GTGACAACGATAACGGTCACAGTCAACGGCGTTCGCTACACCAGCGATGTCGAGCCCCGCTTACTGCTGGTTCACTACCTGCGCGAACATCTTAACTTGACCGGGACCCACATTGGGTGTGATACCAGCCAGTGCGGTGCATGTGTCGTTCACGTCAACGGCGTCAGCGTTAAGTCGTGTACGATGCTCGCCGTCCAATGTGATGGAGCCGAAATTACCACCATCGAGGGATTGGCGTCAGATGGTCAGCTCCATCCGCTGCAAGAGGGTTTCTGGGAGAAGCACGGTCTTCAGTGTGGTTTCTGCACCCCCGGTATGATCATGGCCGCCGCCGATCTGCTCAAGCGTAACCCCAATCCAACTGAAGACGAAATTCGCCACGGCCTCGAAGGTAATCTTTGCCGTTGCACCGGCTACGAGAATATCGTCCGCGCCGTGCGCTATGCTGCTGAGAAAATGGCAGCAACGCAGGCGGCTGATTAG
- a CDS encoding sensor histidine kinase has protein sequence MKRFWLLIWRLWRLSSLRQGWLLFLAIVALGTAIAVFVWAGWWWPAILAAFGGGWLVATSRVMPSSHMRSRLAELERELAVAQQEAAVAAKAKSAFLAHVSHELHSPLMTILGYSELLLEDVQNGTAQTDQTITWLQRIYDSGKQLLELIDNMIVLARLEVGDIEVYHDRWSLGLLLDELEKTILPLAQQRHNRFAIDLEVDPAIIIEGDRAKIRQILLQLLHNATKFTQDGTITLRVSLKSSTEGSALLNLTVSDSGIGMSDDQLDLLFEPFTRFDEVLTPRYDGVGIGLALAQRLCLAIGGSIAVTSQPGKGTTFFVSIPVTPVSVSTSVER, from the coding sequence TTGAAGCGCTTCTGGCTACTGATCTGGCGCTTGTGGAGGCTGTCGAGTTTGCGGCAGGGGTGGTTACTGTTCCTTGCCATTGTGGCGCTAGGAACGGCGATAGCCGTGTTCGTATGGGCGGGTTGGTGGTGGCCGGCGATCTTAGCAGCATTTGGTGGTGGGTGGCTCGTCGCCACGTCGAGGGTCATGCCATCGTCGCACATGCGGAGCCGTCTGGCCGAGCTTGAACGTGAGTTGGCCGTCGCGCAACAGGAAGCAGCCGTTGCCGCTAAAGCGAAAAGTGCGTTTCTTGCTCATGTTAGTCACGAATTGCACTCCCCGCTGATGACGATTCTCGGCTACAGTGAATTGCTGCTGGAAGATGTACAGAACGGCACAGCACAAACAGACCAAACGATTACCTGGTTACAACGCATCTACGATTCGGGCAAACAGTTATTGGAATTGATCGACAACATGATTGTGTTAGCTCGGCTGGAGGTGGGTGACATTGAGGTGTATCACGATCGCTGGTCACTCGGTCTCTTGCTCGATGAACTCGAAAAGACTATCCTTCCACTTGCACAGCAGCGTCATAATCGGTTCGCCATTGATCTTGAAGTTGATCCTGCCATAATTATTGAAGGTGATCGGGCGAAAATTCGTCAGATCCTACTCCAGCTCTTGCATAATGCAACGAAGTTTACCCAAGATGGTACGATCACCTTGCGGGTTAGTCTGAAGTCGAGCACCGAGGGGTCGGCCCTGTTGAATCTGACGGTCAGCGACAGTGGTATCGGCATGAGCGACGATCAGCTTGATCTGCTCTTTGAGCCGTTTACCCGCTTCGATGAGGTGCTTACCCCGCGATACGATGGTGTTGGGATCGGTCTGGCGCTTGCCCAACGGTTATGTTTAGCCATTGGTGGTTCAATCGCTGTGACCAGTCAGCCCGGCAAAGGAACGACCTTTTTCGTCTCGATCCCGGTTACACCGGTGTCAGTCTCGACGTCGGTGGAACGATGA
- the metX gene encoding homoserine O-acetyltransferase MetX, with amino-acid sequence MEAIAPAPTSEGVGFVRTQRMHWTTPLTLTSGVTLGPLTIAYETYGELAPDRSNAILILHALSGDAHAAGYHSPTDRKPGWWDGMIGPGRAFDTNRYFVICSNVIGGCRGSTGPSSPHPVDGKPYGSRFPIITIEDMVHAQQRLIDALGIDTLLAVAGGSMGGFQALAWAVEYPQRVRGAILLATSARSSPQTVAWNYIGRRAIMADPRWRGGDYYDGEPPRDGLAVARMLGHITYLCEPKLEQRFGRRGDPGPLDLGPHFAIEHYLEHQAARFNERFDANSYLTITRAMDSWDLAARYGSLTAAFDLARARFLALAYSSDWLYPPSETYHMAVAAQAAGRSFTTHLIMTDAGHDAFLTDIAAQSVVIREFLDRLGSE; translated from the coding sequence ATGGAAGCAATTGCTCCGGCGCCAACCTCCGAAGGGGTTGGCTTCGTGCGTACCCAGCGCATGCATTGGACGACACCGCTGACCCTGACGAGCGGCGTGACATTGGGGCCGCTGACGATTGCCTACGAGACTTACGGTGAACTAGCGCCCGACCGCTCGAATGCCATTCTGATTCTGCACGCTTTGTCGGGTGATGCACACGCAGCCGGTTATCATAGTCCTACTGATCGCAAACCGGGCTGGTGGGATGGAATGATCGGGCCGGGCCGCGCATTTGATACCAACCGCTACTTTGTGATCTGCTCGAATGTGATCGGTGGCTGCCGCGGTTCGACCGGCCCGTCGAGTCCACATCCGGTTGATGGGAAGCCCTACGGTTCACGGTTTCCGATCATTACCATTGAGGATATGGTACACGCCCAACAACGCCTGATTGATGCCCTTGGGATTGATACCTTGTTGGCCGTAGCCGGTGGTTCGATGGGTGGATTTCAGGCATTGGCATGGGCGGTCGAGTATCCGCAGCGTGTGCGTGGTGCGATCTTGTTGGCGACGAGTGCGCGTTCGAGTCCGCAGACGGTAGCGTGGAATTATATCGGCCGGCGTGCAATTATGGCCGATCCGCGTTGGCGTGGTGGCGACTACTACGATGGTGAGCCGCCACGTGATGGTTTGGCGGTAGCACGCATGCTCGGTCATATTACGTATCTCTGTGAGCCAAAGTTGGAGCAGCGGTTTGGGCGGCGCGGTGATCCCGGACCGCTTGACCTTGGGCCACATTTTGCGATTGAACACTATCTTGAGCATCAGGCGGCACGTTTCAACGAACGGTTTGATGCCAATTCTTATTTGACGATCACGCGCGCTATGGACAGTTGGGATCTTGCGGCGCGCTACGGCTCCTTAACAGCGGCGTTTGATCTGGCACGAGCACGGTTTTTGGCGTTGGCCTACAGCAGCGATTGGCTCTATCCACCGAGCGAGACGTATCACATGGCAGTAGCGGCACAGGCTGCCGGGCGGTCGTTTACAACGCATCTGATCATGACTGACGCCGGCCACGATGCGTTTCTGACCGATATAGCTGCCCAGAGTGTTGTCATTCGGGAATTTTTGGATCGGTTAGGGTCGGAATAG